A genomic stretch from Vulpes lagopus strain Blue_001 chromosome 11, ASM1834538v1, whole genome shotgun sequence includes:
- the LOC121472109 gene encoding olfactory receptor 4C11-like: MQQNNTVTEFILLGLTQDPMKKKMVFIIFFILYMGTVVGNLLIIVTIRFSRTLGTPMYYFLFYLSLADSCFSTSTAPRLIVDSLSAKKIITYNECMTQVFALHFFGCMEVFVLILMAVDRYVAICKPLRYPTIMNRQVCTIMIVLAWIGSFFHSIAEVVPALRLPFCGPNLIDHYCCDLQPLLKLACMDTYLINLEWVSNSGAICTGSFVILMISYIVILHSLRNYSAEGKKKALSTCTSHIIVVIIFFGPCIFTYTRPPTTYPMDKMVAVFYTIGTPFLNPLIYTLRNAEVKNAMRKLWRVIITSESRR, from the coding sequence ATGCAACAAAATAACACCGTTACTGAGTTCATACTGTTAGGATTGACTCAAGAtcctatgaaaaagaaaatggtatttataatattcttcattttatatatgggAACTGTGGTAGGGAATTTGCTTATTATTGTGACCATCAGGTTTAGCCGGACACTTGGGACCCCCAtgtactatttcttattttatttgtctcttgCGGACTCCTGCTTTTCAACTTCTACAGCCCCCAGACTAATTGTGGATTCACTCTCtgcaaaaaaaatcataacttaCAATGAGTGCATGACTCAGGTCTTTGCACTACATTTCTTTGGTTGCATGGAGGTCTTTGTCCTCATCCTCATGGCCGTTgatcgctatgtggccatctgtaagCCCTTACGTTACCCAACCATCATGAACCGGCAGGTCTGCACTATCATGATTGTTCTTGCATGGATAGGATCTTTTTTCCATTCTATAGCCGAGGTTGTCCCAGCCTTGAGATTGCCCTTCTGTGGACCCAATTTGATTGATCATTACTGCTGTGATTTGCAACCCTTGCTGAAACTTGCTTGCATGGACACTTATCTGATTAACCTAGAATGGGTGTCTAATAGCGGGGCCATTTGCACAGGCAGTTTTGTGATTCTGATGATCTCCTATATTGTCATCTTGCATTCACTGAGAAACTATAGtgcagaagggaagaaaaaagctCTCTCTACTTGCACTTCTCACATCATCGTAGTAATCATATTCTTTGGTCCGTGTATATTCACATACACACGCCCCCCAACCACTTACCCCATGGACAAGATGGTGGCTGTATTTTATACTATTGGGACACCTTTTCTCAACCCACTCATCTACACACTGAGAAATGCAGAAGTGAAAAATGCCATGAGAAAGCTATGGCGTGTCATAATTACCTCAGAGAGCAGAAGATGA